From a single Cyclobacterium marinum DSM 745 genomic region:
- a CDS encoding sodium:solute symporter family protein, whose amino-acid sequence MDILTWTYILVGLSFALYIGIAIYTRAGSTKEFYTAGGGVSPLANGMATAADWMSAASFISMAGIIAFSGYDGSVYLMGWTGGYVLLALLLAPYLRKFGKFTVPDFVGDRYYSNKARVVAVFCALFISFTYVAGQMRGVGIVFSRYLEVDIETGVYIGMTIVFFYAVMGGMKGITYTQVAQYCVLIFAFMVPAIFISIQLTGNPIPQLGLGGTVQDGSYLLDKLDGILVDLGFQEYTAGRKSMTDIFAITLALMVGTAGLPHVIVRFFTVPRVKDARLSAGYALVFIAILYTTAPAIAAFGIYNAIDTVADKPVNELPEWVENWKKTNLITVDDVNNDGIVQYTPNPETNELNIDKDIMVLAAPEIAVLPNWVVGLVAAGGMAAALSTAAGLLLVISTSVSRDLFRTFVPEMTEKTELIIARVSAAFAVIIAGYFGINPPGFVAEVVAFAFGLAAASFFPVIIMGIFSTRMNKEGAIAGMVTGLVFTLAYIIYFKFIQPESNTMDNWWFGISPEGIGTLGMAINFVVCYVVSKLTPPPPEDVQEMIQEIRIPRGAGEAHNH is encoded by the coding sequence ATGGATATTTTAACTTGGACCTACATTTTGGTAGGTCTGTCTTTTGCGCTGTATATCGGCATTGCCATCTATACCAGAGCAGGATCAACCAAAGAATTTTATACAGCAGGAGGAGGGGTTTCTCCCTTGGCAAATGGTATGGCTACTGCGGCCGATTGGATGTCAGCTGCTTCCTTTATATCAATGGCCGGAATTATCGCATTCTCCGGCTATGATGGTTCCGTTTATTTAATGGGCTGGACCGGAGGGTACGTGCTATTGGCATTGTTGCTAGCCCCGTATCTTCGAAAATTTGGAAAATTTACCGTCCCTGATTTCGTTGGAGACAGGTATTATAGTAACAAGGCTCGTGTGGTGGCCGTATTTTGCGCACTCTTTATCTCTTTTACCTATGTGGCCGGACAGATGCGAGGGGTGGGCATAGTTTTCTCCAGGTACCTAGAGGTTGATATAGAAACCGGCGTATACATAGGAATGACCATTGTGTTTTTCTATGCAGTAATGGGAGGAATGAAGGGTATTACCTATACTCAGGTAGCCCAATATTGTGTTTTGATTTTTGCCTTTATGGTCCCGGCCATATTTATTTCTATTCAGTTGACCGGAAATCCTATCCCGCAATTGGGCTTGGGAGGAACAGTTCAGGACGGGAGTTATTTGTTAGACAAACTGGATGGCATTTTAGTGGACCTAGGTTTTCAGGAGTATACCGCGGGAAGAAAATCAATGACTGATATTTTTGCCATTACCTTGGCACTGATGGTTGGTACAGCCGGATTACCCCATGTGATAGTACGGTTCTTTACCGTTCCCCGGGTAAAAGACGCAAGGTTATCTGCAGGGTATGCTTTGGTGTTTATTGCCATTCTGTACACCACTGCTCCAGCCATTGCTGCATTTGGAATATACAATGCCATCGATACCGTAGCAGATAAACCTGTGAATGAACTGCCTGAATGGGTAGAGAATTGGAAAAAAACCAATCTAATCACTGTTGATGATGTAAACAATGACGGTATAGTACAGTATACCCCTAATCCTGAAACCAATGAACTTAATATTGACAAGGACATCATGGTTTTGGCAGCCCCGGAGATTGCCGTTTTGCCCAATTGGGTAGTAGGGCTCGTTGCTGCCGGAGGGATGGCCGCCGCATTGTCCACTGCGGCAGGTCTGCTGCTGGTTATTTCTACCTCTGTTTCCAGGGATTTATTTAGAACCTTTGTTCCGGAGATGACTGAAAAAACTGAATTAATCATAGCCAGGGTTTCTGCAGCATTTGCTGTAATAATTGCCGGGTACTTTGGTATCAATCCTCCGGGGTTTGTTGCCGAGGTTGTAGCCTTTGCTTTTGGATTAGCTGCTGCATCCTTTTTTCCTGTTATAATTATGGGTATATTTTCTACCCGAATGAATAAAGAGGGTGCAATTGCGGGCATGGTAACCGGACTTGTGTTTACCCTAGCCTATATTATTTATTTTAAATTTATTCAGCCTGAATCCAATACCATGGACAATTGGTGGTTCGGCATTTCGCCCGAAGGAATTGGAACCTTAGGAATGGCAATAAATTTTGTTGTTTGCTATGTTGTTTCCAAACTTACCCCACCACCACCGGAGGATGTGCAGGAAATGATTCAAGAAATTAGGATCCCTAGAGGAGCCGGAGAAGCCCATAACCATTAA
- a CDS encoding DUF4212 domain-containing protein, translating into MDNHKQQMQKYWKRNIRTLLILLAVWFIVSFGFGILLVEPLNAIKIGGYKLGFWFAQQGSIFSFVILIFVYVYRMNKLDEEFDVNEK; encoded by the coding sequence ATGGATAACCATAAGCAACAAATGCAAAAGTACTGGAAGCGCAATATTAGAACCTTATTGATTCTTCTTGCGGTTTGGTTTATTGTCTCTTTTGGCTTTGGAATTTTGCTTGTTGAACCGCTCAATGCTATCAAGATTGGTGGCTATAAATTGGGCTTTTGGTTTGCACAGCAGGGCTCTATATTTTCTTTCGTTATATTGATTTTCGTTTACGTATATCGGATGAATAAGCTAGATGAGGAATTTGATGTCAATGAAAAGTAA
- a CDS encoding AAA family ATPase produces MHKIVIIGPESTGKSTLSQQLAHHYNEPWVREYAREYIDHLDRPYTYADLLAIAKGQVKLEEDQAEKAGSKLFCDTDLRVIKVWSEYKFNQTHDWIKEQIERREYALYLLTAIDIPWMEDPQREHADPAMRAYFMQVYENEVRTSGLPWKTIRGGEEARLKAAIDFIEKSLDQ; encoded by the coding sequence ATGCATAAAATTGTAATCATAGGCCCGGAGTCTACAGGGAAAAGCACTTTAAGCCAGCAATTGGCACACCATTACAATGAACCTTGGGTAAGAGAATACGCCAGAGAGTATATTGACCACTTGGACAGACCTTATACATATGCTGATTTACTGGCCATAGCCAAGGGGCAGGTAAAACTAGAAGAAGATCAGGCTGAGAAAGCGGGAAGTAAATTGTTTTGTGATACAGACCTTCGAGTGATCAAGGTGTGGAGCGAGTATAAGTTTAATCAAACCCACGATTGGATAAAAGAGCAAATTGAACGAAGAGAATATGCGCTTTACCTGCTCACTGCAATAGACATTCCTTGGATGGAAGACCCCCAACGTGAACATGCTGATCCGGCCATGCGGGCGTATTTTATGCAGGTTTATGAAAATGAGGTTCGTACCTCAGGTTTGCCGTGGAAAACGATTCGTGGAGGAGAAGAAGCCCGCTTGAAGGCAGCCATTGATTTTATTGAAAAGTCTTTAGATCAATAG
- the pnuC gene encoding nicotinamide riboside transporter PnuC: protein MDWQYIKDGFENGIAAMTWLEGIAVVFGLSSVFYSMKENLLVFPTGIIGTLIYVWICWQVKLYADMGINAYYFSMSIYGWYVWSNPKPGKAIVPITWLSKTGVLQSLALWALSYLSLFFVLTNFTDSDVPIWDSFTTSTAFVGMWLMAKKKVENWIAWIVTDLVSVPLYFYKGLVLTSFQFFVFTVLAVIGLITWINAAKKYAKG from the coding sequence GTGGATTGGCAATATATAAAAGATGGTTTTGAAAATGGTATAGCAGCTATGACTTGGCTGGAAGGCATTGCCGTTGTGTTTGGGCTAAGTTCAGTATTTTATTCGATGAAGGAAAATTTATTGGTTTTCCCTACAGGAATTATCGGTACCTTGATCTATGTTTGGATTTGTTGGCAAGTAAAACTTTATGCTGACATGGGCATCAATGCCTATTATTTTTCCATGTCCATTTATGGCTGGTATGTTTGGTCCAATCCAAAACCCGGAAAAGCAATTGTCCCCATCACCTGGCTGAGCAAAACGGGAGTATTACAGTCCTTGGCCTTATGGGCATTGTCGTATCTTAGCTTGTTTTTTGTGTTGACCAATTTTACAGACAGTGATGTGCCAATTTGGGATTCATTTACTACTTCCACAGCATTTGTAGGTATGTGGTTGATGGCAAAGAAGAAGGTAGAAAACTGGATTGCTTGGATTGTTACTGACCTGGTTTCGGTTCCTTTATATTTCTACAAGGGATTGGTGCTTACTTCTTTTCAGTTTTTTGTTTTTACTGTTTTAGCTGTGATAGGCTTGATAACCTGGATAAATGCTGCCAAAAAATATGCTAAAGGCTAA
- a CDS encoding GMC family oxidoreductase, whose product MSFEIKSSMDTYDVIIVGSGAGGGMASKILSESGLSVAVVEAGSDFDPAMEEYRTQLRFPWESPRRGANTVRAFGDFDAAYGGWEIDGEPYTRKDGTEFDWFRSRMVGGRTNHWGRISLRFGPDDFKRRSIDGLGDDWPIGYEDVKPFYDRVDKIVGVFGSKEGMRNEPDGNFLPPPKPRLHEAAFTKAGKKINLPVIPSRVSVLTRPVNNERGACFFCAQCNRGCQVYGDFSAGTVLVKPAIKKGNVDLYTYAMVRKVTTNDKGDATGVSYVSKVDMKEYKLKARVVVLGASAGETARIMMNSASTQHPNGLSNSSGTLGRYLHDSTGASRSALMTDFIARDKYNEDGVGSLHVYTPWWLDNKKLDFPRGYHLEFGGGMRQPNYGFGFGMESMRKYMQDEFGKPRPNGGYGAGLKKDIRNIYGATVGIAGRGESVPQYDNYCEIDPTVVDKYGIPVLRFNYNWTDYEVKQAKHMQETFEEMFDSMGATVMGKKPGADTKYGLEAPGRIIHEVGTTRMGNDPKTSVLNKYSQAHECDNLFVVDAGPFVSQADKNPTWTILALSIRTSEYIVDQLKKKNIG is encoded by the coding sequence ATGAGCTTTGAAATAAAATCATCCATGGACACCTATGATGTGATCATTGTAGGTTCCGGCGCCGGAGGCGGAATGGCAAGTAAAATTCTCTCAGAATCCGGACTAAGCGTTGCAGTGGTAGAGGCAGGAAGTGATTTTGATCCTGCAATGGAAGAATACAGAACGCAATTAAGATTTCCTTGGGAATCACCAAGACGAGGTGCCAATACTGTGCGGGCTTTTGGAGATTTTGATGCAGCCTATGGTGGTTGGGAAATTGATGGCGAGCCATATACCAGAAAAGATGGTACTGAGTTTGATTGGTTTCGTTCCAGAATGGTAGGAGGAAGAACCAATCACTGGGGAAGAATTTCTCTACGCTTTGGACCGGATGATTTTAAGAGAAGAAGTATTGATGGCTTAGGGGATGATTGGCCCATAGGCTATGAAGATGTAAAGCCATTCTATGACAGGGTTGATAAAATTGTTGGCGTCTTTGGCTCTAAAGAAGGTATGCGAAATGAGCCTGATGGCAATTTCTTACCACCGCCAAAACCCAGATTGCATGAAGCTGCTTTTACTAAGGCAGGTAAAAAAATAAATCTTCCCGTAATTCCTTCTCGGGTATCAGTTTTGACCCGACCGGTAAATAATGAAAGAGGCGCCTGTTTCTTCTGTGCGCAGTGTAACAGGGGTTGCCAGGTATATGGTGATTTTTCTGCGGGTACGGTATTGGTTAAACCTGCCATCAAAAAAGGAAATGTAGACTTGTATACTTATGCCATGGTGCGTAAGGTAACCACCAATGACAAAGGAGATGCTACGGGCGTATCCTATGTTAGTAAGGTGGATATGAAAGAATACAAACTTAAAGCAAGGGTGGTTGTATTGGGTGCTTCAGCAGGAGAAACAGCCAGAATTATGATGAATTCTGCTTCTACCCAGCATCCAAATGGGCTATCCAATAGCAGTGGTACCCTTGGCAGGTACTTGCATGATTCCACAGGCGCCAGTAGGTCTGCTTTGATGACAGATTTTATCGCTAGAGATAAGTACAATGAAGATGGCGTAGGTTCCCTTCATGTGTATACTCCATGGTGGCTTGACAATAAGAAATTAGACTTCCCAAGAGGCTACCACCTTGAATTTGGAGGAGGCATGCGTCAACCTAACTATGGTTTTGGATTTGGTATGGAATCCATGCGTAAATACATGCAGGATGAGTTTGGCAAACCTAGGCCCAATGGAGGCTATGGTGCAGGGTTGAAAAAAGACATTAGAAATATATATGGTGCTACTGTGGGGATTGCAGGCAGAGGAGAATCTGTTCCTCAATATGATAATTATTGCGAAATAGATCCAACTGTGGTGGATAAGTATGGTATACCTGTACTGCGATTCAATTACAACTGGACGGATTATGAAGTGAAACAGGCCAAGCATATGCAGGAAACCTTTGAGGAAATGTTTGATTCTATGGGGGCTACAGTAATGGGTAAAAAACCCGGTGCCGACACCAAGTACGGTTTAGAAGCTCCCGGAAGAATTATTCATGAGGTAGGAACTACCAGAATGGGCAATGATCCCAAAACTTCTGTTTTGAACAAATATTCTCAGGCACATGAATGTGACAATTTGTTTGTGGTGGATGCTGGGCCATTTGTCTCTCAAGCAGATAAGAACCCAACTTGGACGATTTTGGCACTCTCTATCAGAACATCTGAGTACATCGTAGATCAGCTTAAAAAGAAAAATATAGGCTAA
- a CDS encoding IlvD/Edd family dehydratase: MNKKERRSQGWFGKTGKDGLIYRSWFKKQGIPTHELGGKPIIGICNTWSELTPCNSHFRELAEFVKKGILEAGGYPVEFPVMSLGETVMKPTAMLYRNLASMDTEESIRANPLDGVVLLCGCDKTTPSLVMGAASVNLPTIVVSGGPMLTGRYRGKEISTSDIWRFSESARSGEINQAELYIAESGLCRSDGHCGVMGTASTMACMVESLGLSLPGNAAIPAPDTGRKVMAHMSGMEIVKMVENDLKMSDILTREAFENAIMVNAAIGGSTNFVIHLLAIAGRMGINLDLEDFDKYSADIPLLANLQPSGKYFMEDFYYAGGLPPVIRQLKDRLHNEAMTVTGQGIGKNNEKFENYNKEVIAAIDEPFNPLSGIVVLKGNLCETGSIIKPSAASPELMKHTGKAVVFEDIDDYKNKIDDPDLDIDENSIMVLKNVGPKGYPGMPEVGNMGLPPKVLAKGIKDMVRISDGRMSGTGFGTVILHATPEAAEGGNFAVVQTGDEIELDVEARKLNLLVSDEELAKRKTAWKKPVSPTERGYVSLYVKTVEQANLGADLDFLKGNSGSEVTKDSH; encoded by the coding sequence ATGAATAAAAAGGAAAGAAGAAGCCAAGGCTGGTTTGGGAAAACTGGCAAGGATGGTTTGATTTACAGATCATGGTTTAAGAAACAAGGCATCCCAACCCACGAATTGGGAGGCAAACCAATCATTGGCATTTGTAATACTTGGTCTGAATTAACACCCTGTAATTCTCATTTTAGGGAATTGGCAGAATTTGTTAAAAAAGGCATTTTGGAAGCGGGAGGTTACCCTGTAGAGTTTCCGGTGATGTCATTGGGTGAAACCGTTATGAAACCAACCGCCATGCTGTACAGAAACCTGGCCAGCATGGATACAGAAGAGTCTATTCGCGCCAATCCACTGGATGGGGTTGTCTTGCTTTGCGGCTGTGACAAAACCACCCCATCTCTAGTGATGGGAGCGGCAAGTGTAAACTTGCCCACGATTGTGGTTTCCGGAGGGCCAATGCTTACAGGAAGGTATAGAGGCAAAGAAATCAGTACCAGTGATATCTGGAGATTTAGCGAAAGTGCCCGTTCAGGAGAAATCAATCAAGCGGAGCTTTATATCGCTGAATCAGGTTTATGCCGAAGTGATGGGCATTGCGGTGTAATGGGTACTGCATCCACTATGGCTTGTATGGTAGAATCCCTAGGCTTGTCACTTCCCGGAAACGCGGCTATTCCTGCTCCGGATACAGGCAGAAAAGTAATGGCACATATGTCTGGGATGGAAATCGTGAAAATGGTCGAAAATGACCTGAAGATGTCTGATATCCTGACCAGAGAGGCCTTTGAAAATGCCATCATGGTCAATGCCGCCATTGGTGGTTCCACCAACTTTGTCATCCACTTATTGGCCATTGCAGGTAGGATGGGAATCAATCTGGATTTAGAAGATTTTGACAAATACTCCGCCGATATCCCCCTTTTGGCTAATCTTCAGCCTTCAGGAAAATATTTTATGGAGGATTTTTATTATGCGGGAGGTTTGCCACCCGTTATTCGCCAGCTAAAAGACCGCCTGCACAATGAGGCCATGACTGTGACAGGTCAAGGCATTGGCAAGAACAATGAAAAATTTGAAAATTATAATAAAGAGGTTATTGCGGCCATTGATGAACCTTTCAATCCTTTGTCAGGAATAGTGGTACTCAAAGGCAACCTTTGCGAAACAGGTTCAATTATCAAGCCTTCGGCTGCCAGCCCGGAATTAATGAAGCATACAGGCAAGGCTGTGGTTTTTGAGGACATCGATGATTACAAAAACAAAATCGATGACCCCGACTTGGATATTGACGAAAATTCGATCATGGTGCTTAAAAATGTTGGGCCAAAAGGCTATCCGGGAATGCCTGAAGTAGGCAATATGGGCCTTCCTCCAAAAGTACTAGCCAAAGGCATCAAGGACATGGTCAGAATTTCTGATGGAAGAATGAGTGGTACAGGGTTTGGAACGGTCATCCTGCATGCCACTCCTGAAGCAGCAGAAGGAGGGAACTTTGCAGTTGTGCAAACAGGTGATGAAATAGAGCTTGATGTAGAAGCCCGTAAGCTTAACTTATTGGTATCAGATGAAGAACTCGCCAAAAGGAAAACCGCTTGGAAAAAACCGGTCAGCCCTACAGAAAGAGGTTATGTGAGCCTGTATGTAAAAACTGTGGAACAAGCCAATCTTGGAGCAGATTTGGATTTTCTAAAAGGCAATTCAGGTAGTGAGGTGACCAAAGACTCCCATTAA
- a CDS encoding SDR family NAD(P)-dependent oxidoreductase produces MNKTKSETAPVALITGAGVGIGFEIAFLLASKGYKVMLNDLDETATLKACEKINNSFPQSCQGISGDVSDTRFIERMVQQTVEIYGGIDVAVANAGITVFGDFLTYQEADFLKVMQLNLAGSFFLAQQVSLQMIKQQRGGSLLFMSSVTGHQAHKNLAAYGMSKAALEMLAKTLVVELSPYKINVNAVAPGATMTERTASEEGYEKTWSEITPMGRPAYPKDIAEAVAFLVSPAARHITGQSLVIDGGWTSTSPSPYR; encoded by the coding sequence ATGAATAAAACCAAATCGGAAACTGCTCCGGTAGCTTTGATTACAGGTGCCGGTGTAGGCATAGGTTTTGAAATTGCTTTTTTGCTGGCCTCCAAAGGGTATAAAGTCATGTTAAATGACCTGGATGAAACCGCCACTTTAAAAGCTTGTGAGAAGATCAACAACAGTTTTCCCCAATCCTGCCAAGGCATTTCCGGAGATGTTTCTGATACCCGTTTTATAGAAAGAATGGTGCAACAGACTGTGGAAATTTATGGTGGCATAGACGTGGCCGTGGCGAATGCAGGCATCACCGTTTTTGGCGATTTCCTGACTTACCAAGAGGCGGATTTCCTCAAAGTCATGCAACTTAACCTGGCCGGCAGTTTTTTCCTCGCCCAACAGGTATCCCTGCAAATGATTAAGCAGCAGAGAGGAGGAAGCCTGTTATTTATGTCTTCAGTCACCGGCCACCAGGCCCATAAAAATCTGGCAGCCTATGGCATGAGCAAAGCCGCTTTAGAAATGCTTGCCAAAACTTTGGTGGTAGAACTTTCTCCTTATAAAATCAATGTAAATGCCGTGGCTCCTGGCGCCACCATGACTGAGCGTACAGCGTCGGAGGAAGGCTATGAAAAAACCTGGTCTGAAATAACCCCCATGGGAAGGCCTGCCTATCCCAAAGATATTGCAGAGGCTGTGGCTTTTTTGGTCTCCCCGGCAGCAAGGCATATTACGGGACAAAGTCTGGTTATCGATGGCGGTTGGACTTCTACGAGTCCTTCGCCTTATCGTTAG
- a CDS encoding family 43 glycosylhydrolase, whose protein sequence is MKNSMLPLIVLFLLIGCASKNNTKIDEVSFSYSILEGLEPENGTCRRDPSDVILVDGIYYLWYTKTDKQYSGYDASIWYAVSKDGEIWEEKGEAIGRGEKDSWDEYSVFTPNILRASGKYYLFYTGVKPTPGNPDRKFENNAETDITAIGLAVADSPDGPFVRVSPKPILEISDLPDDFDSYRIDDACIIYKDKQYRMYYKGRSIKDGKKGPRNTKMGVAIAKNPEGPYVKYKNNPIITSGHEVMVWPYNNGVMALISEHGPEGKTLQFASDGLRFSRLASLDANYPKAPGSFRHGNFRDASMQEKGIEWGISMDYGNKEKWPHLLKYKVSLKTSEVK, encoded by the coding sequence ATGAAAAACAGCATGTTACCACTGATAGTTTTATTCCTTTTAATTGGTTGTGCTTCAAAAAATAATACTAAAATTGATGAGGTGTCTTTTAGTTATTCTATTCTTGAAGGTTTAGAGCCTGAAAATGGGACATGCCGAAGAGACCCATCCGATGTTATTTTGGTTGATGGAATTTATTACTTATGGTATACAAAAACAGACAAGCAGTATAGCGGGTATGATGCCTCTATCTGGTACGCGGTTTCTAAAGATGGCGAAATTTGGGAAGAAAAAGGAGAAGCAATTGGCAGAGGTGAAAAAGATAGTTGGGATGAATACAGTGTATTTACGCCAAATATTCTCAGAGCTTCAGGCAAATATTATCTTTTTTATACCGGTGTGAAGCCTACTCCCGGAAATCCGGATAGGAAATTTGAAAACAATGCTGAAACAGACATTACCGCCATTGGACTGGCTGTTGCTGATTCTCCTGATGGTCCGTTTGTACGGGTTTCTCCAAAACCTATATTAGAAATAAGTGACCTACCTGATGATTTTGACAGCTACAGGATTGATGATGCTTGTATCATTTACAAAGACAAGCAATACAGGATGTATTATAAAGGAAGAAGTATCAAAGATGGAAAAAAAGGGCCAAGAAATACCAAAATGGGTGTGGCTATCGCTAAAAATCCAGAGGGACCTTATGTTAAATACAAAAACAATCCGATCATCACTAGCGGACATGAGGTAATGGTTTGGCCTTATAATAACGGAGTTATGGCTTTAATTTCTGAGCATGGTCCAGAAGGCAAAACCCTTCAATTTGCTTCGGATGGGTTGAGGTTTAGCAGACTTGCTTCTTTGGATGCCAATTATCCCAAAGCACCGGGATCCTTTAGACATGGTAATTTTAGGGATGCCTCTATGCAGGAAAAAGGCATTGAATGGGGCATCTCCATGGATTATGGGAACAAAGAAAAATGGCCTCACTTGTTAAAATACAAAGTCAGTTTGAAAACATCGGAGGTTAAATAA
- a CDS encoding YHYH protein, with amino-acid sequence MKAGETVYLSTENHQVLTFDYADFEASEQNYITKRVHLISQLNVTEESGINKPFDYSNWLLLIGVAMVALSFFNLTQKTKKPYLATGCIGLLFLIMGCANTQSTTVLKKMAANEIPFLEAVFGAFEKVNTRHDDKYFYVESDGIPTHKMMVGITNWQQQVPINHDYSGKNAWAIPIHPELSEKPMSTKSNFMKGAIAIAPNGIPIFNPLNNRGEDANTIGELDQWGGHCGRADDYHYHLPPTHLQAKVGKDKPIAFALDGFPVYGETTEELDENLGRFTSDSSYQYHAVKEYPYLIAAMKGKVEINPRTRAPENEIMPQAKTRGVRPDLRPLRRAEIIGFENLAPQHYSLSYKVNSHIHKINYGWDTNGNYTFEFVNPDGTSRKSNYNRQ; translated from the coding sequence ATGAAAGCAGGTGAAACCGTGTATTTAAGCACTGAAAATCATCAAGTTTTAACTTTCGACTATGCTGATTTTGAAGCTTCCGAGCAAAACTATATTACAAAAAGAGTGCATCTTATCAGTCAATTGAATGTAACGGAAGAAAGTGGAATTAACAAGCCATTTGACTATTCCAATTGGTTGCTTTTAATAGGAGTAGCAATGGTGGCGCTATCATTTTTTAACTTGACACAGAAAACAAAAAAACCATATTTAGCTACTGGGTGTATAGGTCTCTTATTTTTAATTATGGGCTGCGCAAACACACAATCTACTACAGTTTTAAAAAAAATGGCTGCCAATGAGATCCCATTTTTAGAAGCTGTATTTGGTGCTTTTGAGAAAGTGAATACCCGGCACGATGACAAGTATTTTTATGTTGAATCAGATGGCATCCCCACACACAAAATGATGGTAGGCATTACCAATTGGCAACAACAAGTCCCAATTAACCATGACTATTCGGGCAAGAATGCCTGGGCCATCCCCATACATCCTGAATTGTCGGAAAAACCAATGTCTACAAAAAGCAATTTTATGAAAGGAGCCATTGCCATTGCCCCTAACGGCATTCCTATCTTTAATCCCCTCAATAACCGAGGGGAGGATGCCAATACCATCGGAGAGCTTGATCAATGGGGCGGTCATTGTGGACGTGCGGATGATTATCATTACCATTTACCTCCAACCCACTTACAAGCTAAAGTTGGTAAAGACAAGCCCATTGCCTTTGCCTTGGATGGTTTTCCTGTATATGGAGAAACTACTGAAGAATTGGATGAGAATTTAGGACGATTTACTTCAGATAGCAGCTACCAATACCACGCTGTTAAAGAATATCCTTATTTGATAGCAGCCATGAAAGGAAAGGTTGAGATAAATCCTCGAACACGTGCCCCGGAAAATGAAATTATGCCACAAGCTAAAACCAGAGGTGTAAGACCAGACTTGAGGCCATTGCGTAGAGCAGAAATTATTGGTTTTGAAAACCTTGCACCTCAACATTATAGTTTAAGCTATAAAGTAAACTCACACATCCATAAAATAAATTACGGTTGGGATACTAATGGAAATTACACATTTGAATTTGTAAATCCGGATGGAACAAGCAGAAAATCAAATTATAATAGGCAATAA